In Ipomoea triloba cultivar NCNSP0323 chromosome 15, ASM357664v1, one genomic interval encodes:
- the LOC116006803 gene encoding UPF0481 protein At3g47200-like, whose translation MAEKEIRLAVGGDSSVLKKIHKLPRHLRSKEDSDVYDPKVVSIGPYHHGKPQLQLVQGMKRKVLDHFISISKQDYEFYFKKMLEVVHMARSCYILMDDEEFDDDQFAEMMLLDGCFLLNYCLVTTDYGDDVATNKALEYCSPLDIITLVDAAAGWLFIERDTLLLDNQIPLWIIELLFNATYGNANPLHTWKQLLSMTSQAAVWGEIVYENVDELEKHIMLQHHDGAPLHLLEFYHMLMMVSRPSSSSSSEAAAAIGSTPKMSTKEFSDEGIKFNSNLLRAEVKLPVFDANAFTRVYFQNMIAYELCNYRRTQFVVGSYINFMKSLIVSPQDVKELREKCIIRSALGEDKEVVKLFHGLNTHGLENPIIFRDVKHKILNYYNSKTKTWMAELTHTYFRTPWTAIAFFAATSLLVLTFLQTYFTINPRGH comes from the exons ATGGCGGAGAAGGAGATCCGGCTAGCAGTAGGAGGAGACAGTAGTGTCCTAAAGAAGATTCACAAACTTCCACGTCACTTGCGTTCCAAGGAGGACAGCGACGTGTACGATCCTAAAGTAGTGTCCATAGGGCCATACCACCACGGCAAACCACAACTGCAGCTCGTCCAGGGAATGAAGCGCAAGGTGTTGGATCatttcatttccatttccaaGCAGGATTATGAGTTCTACTTTAAGAAGATGTTGGAGGTGGTGCATATGGCTCGGAGCTGTTACATATTGATGGATGATGAAGAATTTGATGATGACCAATTCGCTGAAATGATGCTGCTAGACGGCTGCTTCCTATTGAATTACTGCCTGGTGACCACCGATTACGGGGATGATGTTGCTACTAATAAAGCCCTGGAGTATTGCTCACCCCTGGATATTATAACCTTGGTTGACGCGGCTGCAGGGTGGTTGTTCATAGAACGCGACACCTTATTGCTTGACAATCAGATCCCACTCTGGATTATTGAGCTCTTGTTTAACGCCACATATGGTAATGCTAATCCCCTCCATACATGGAAACAACTACTTTCCATGACAAGCCAAGCAGCGGTTTGGGGAGAGATTGTGTACGAGAATGTTGATGAGCTGGAAAAACATATTATGCTGCAGCATCATGATGGAGCACCGCTTCATCTGTTAGAGTTTTATCATATGCTGATGATGGTCAGCCgcccctcctcctcctcctcttcagAAGCAGCAGCAGCTATAGGTAGCACCCCAAAAATGTCAACAAAAGAGTTTTCAGATGA GGGCATCAAATTCAACTCTAATCTTCTGCGAGCAGAGGTTAAGCTTCCCGTTTTTGATGCAAACGCCTTTACCCGAGTTTACTTCCAAAACATGATAGCTTATGAGCTCTGCAACTACAGACGTACACAATTTGTGGTAGGTAGCTACATCAACTTTATGAAATCGCTCATTGTTTCTCCCCAAGACGTTAAAGAGCTAAGAGAAAAGTGCATTATAAGAAGTGCACTTGGAGAGGACAAGGAGGTTGTCAAGTTGTTCCACGGGCTAAACACTCATGGCTTAGAAAATCCCATCATCTTCAGGGACGTCAAGCATAAAATCCTAAACTACTACAATAGCAAAACGAAGACGTGGATGGCTGAACTCACCCACACTTACTTCAGAACCCCATGGACTGCTATAGCTTTTTTTGCTGCTACTTCTCTTCttgttttaacttttttgcAGACTTATTTCACCATTAACCCGCGAGGTCACTAG
- the LOC116006804 gene encoding phenylalanine N-monooxygenase-like translates to MAAICGIMEYITFSSIFLPLLILVVVVITRQRLTNRRKKSKLPIPPGPKPWPLVGSFPEIFRSGKPAFRWIHNFMDEMKTEIACIRLGGTYVIPVTSPELAREFLKKQGSVYSSRPVCMSADLISNGYQSSIFLPPGDKWTKMRKILQSHVLSPAALHWLHDERAEEANYLVKYIYKMHAVNVRIVSRQYCGNVISKMVFNKRFFGNGEQDEEEEELLKAMFALLQTLYGLGVSDHIPWLSIFDIDGYKSIINKAMSVMRKHLDTEVDKRVQMWKDGIKTVEEDILDVLLMLKDNAGKPLLSDTEIKTQVLEMMLATTDNPSNAVEWALAEMINQPKLLEKAVKEIDSVVGKERLVEESDLPNLNYIKACIKEGFRLHPVAPFNIPHVSLADTAVGGYFIPKGSQVLLSRVGLGRNAKAWEEPLMFKPERHLKEDGGEVDLNDSELNLLAFSTGRRGCPAVKLGSLMTTMLMARLLQGFTWNLPPTLPCISLTQAKHDLFLENPLVALVKPRLPHNLYL, encoded by the exons ATGGCAGCCATCTGTGGTATTATGGAGTACATTACATTTTCTTCAATCTTTCTTCCATTATTAAtacttgttgttgttgtaatcaCAAGGCAAAGGCTAACTAACAGAAGAAAGAAGTCAAAGCTGCCAATTCCTCCGGGGCCGAAACCATGGCCCCTAGTGGGATCTTTCCCGGAGATTTTCCGATCAGGAAAGCCTGCATTCCGGTGGATACACAACTTCATGGATGAAATGAAGACCGAAATCGCATGCATCCGTCTGGGGGGCACTTACGTCATTCCGGTGACTTCCCCGGAGCTGGCTCGCGAGTTCCTTAAGAAGCAAGGCTCGGTCTACTCGTCCAGGCCCGTTTGCATGTCCGCTGATCTTATCAGCAACGGATACCAATCCTCCATTTTTCTCCCCCCCGGCGATAAATGGACCAAAATGCGAAAAATTCTCCAGTCTCACGTGCTTTCACCGGCGGCCCTCCATTGGCTTCACGACGAAAGGGCGGAAGAAGCCAATTACCTCGTTAAATACATCTACAAGATGCATGCGGTTAACGTGCGGATTGTCTCACGGCAGTACTGTGGAAATGTGATAAGCAAGATGGTATTCAACAAGAGGTTCTTTGGAAACGGAGaacaagatgaagaagaagaagagctcCTTAAGGCCATGTTCGCTCTTCTTCAAACTCTCTACGGATTGGGAGTTTCTGATCATATCCCGTGGTTGAGTATATTCGATATCGACGGCTATAAAAGCATCATCAACAAAGCTATGTCGGTGATGAGAAAACACCTTGATACCGAAGTGGACAAGAGGGTGCAAATGTGGAAAGATGGGATAAAAACTGTGGAAGAAGACATCCTCGATGTTCTTCTTATGCTCAAGGATAATGCTGGAAAACCATTGTTGAGTGATACAGAGATCAAAACACAAGTTCTG GAAATGATGCTAGCAACGACGGATAATCCATCAAACGCGGTGGAATGGGCACTGGCGGAGATGATAAACCAACCAAAACTACTGGAAAAAGCGGTGAAAGAGATAGACAGCGTGGTTGGGAAGGAGAGGCTAGTGGAGGAATCCGATTTGCCTAATCTAAACTACATCAAGGCGTGTATTAAAGAGGGCTTCCGCCTCCACCCAGTGGCGCCGTTCAACATCCCCCACGTGTCCCTAGCCGACACCGCAGTGGGGGGCTACTTCATTCCCAAGGGCAGTCAAGTGCTGCTTAGCCGCGTCGGGCTTGGCCGGAATGCAAAAGCTTGGGAGGAGCCTCTCATGTTTAAGCCGGAGCGCCACCTCAAGGAGGACGGTGGAGAAGTGGATTTAAATGATTCGGAGTTGAACTTGTTGGCGTTTAGTACTGGGAGGCGAGGATGTCCGGCTGTTAAGCTAGGCTCTTTGATGACTACAATGTTGATGGCTAGGCTTCTTCAAGGCTTCACCTGGAACCTCCCTCCTACCTTGCCATGCATATCCTTAACCCAGGCTAAACATGATCTCTTTCTTGAAAACCCACTCGTGGCACTTGTCAAACCCAGATTACCTCACAATCTCTACTTATAA
- the LOC116006918 gene encoding putative methyltransferase DDB_G0268948, whose amino-acid sequence MADLFLEQGKQYSEGRPTYPQQLFDFIASKTPCHDLVWDVGTGSGQAAMSLAEKYKNVVGTDTSPNQLQFAPNLPNVRYVCTPPNMSLTDLETNIGAESSADLVTIAQAMHWFDLPTFYQQVKWILKKPGGVIAAWCYYLPEVSTSVDSVFLRYYTASGPFWDPARKLVDDKYRTIDFPFDPVEGCEHNGPFEFKAERLMDLESYFTYLRSSSAYQTAKHKGVELLGSDVIEDFTRAWNEDGKSQKIVAFPIFLRIGKVGNLD is encoded by the exons ATGGCAGATTTGTTCTTGGAGCAAGGAAAGCAGTACTCTGAGGGAAGACCCACCTACCCACAACAACTATTCGATTTCATAGCCTCAAAAACACCCTGCCATGACCTCGTCTGGGATGTCGGCACCGGCAGCGGTCAGGCTGCCATGTCT TTAGCTGAGAAGTACAAGAATGTGGTGGGCACAGACACAAGCCCAAACCAACTCCAATTCGCACCAAACCTCCCCAATGTCCGCTACGTCTGCACTCCCCCCAACATGTCCTTAACCGATCTAGAAACCAACATAGGAGCAGAATCAAGTGCTGATTTGGTGACAATTGCTCAAGCCATGCACTGGTTTGATCTCCCAACCTTCTACCAGCAAGTCAAATGGATACTCAAGAAACCGGGCGGGGTTATCGCAGCCTGGTGCTACTATTTACCAGAGGTCAGCACTTCAGTGGACTCTGTTTTCCTCAGATATTACACTGCCTCTGGTCCCTTCTGGGATCCTGCAAGAAAGTTGGTTGATGATAAGTACAGGACCATTGATTTCCCGTTTGATCCAGTGGAGGGATGTGAACACAACGGGCCGTTTGAGTTCAAGGCAGAGAGATTGATGGATTTGGAGAGCTATTTCACGTATCTTAGGTCATCTTCTGCATACCAGACTGCAAAACACAAGGGTGTAGAGCTTCTGGGCAGTGATGTGATTGAAGATTTCACTCGAGCTTGGAATGAAGATGGCAAAAGCCAGAAGATTGTTGCTTTTCCTATTTTCCTCAGGATTGGGAAAGTTGGGAATTTAGATTGA
- the LOC116006919 gene encoding putative methyltransferase DDB_G0268948 produces the protein MADLFLKQGKQYFEGRPTYPHQLLDFIASKTPCHDLVWDVGTGSGQAAVSLAEKYKNVVGTDTSPNQLQFAPNLPNVRFICTPPNMSLAEVETKVAEESSVDLVTIAQAMHWFDLPTFYQQVKWVLKKPGGVIAAWCYYFPEVSTSVDSIFLRYYTTNQHFWEPGRKLVDQKYMTIDFPFDPVDGCEHNGPYEFKAHKLMDLESYFAFIRSSSGYQTAKLKGVEILSSDLVQDFTRAWNEDGKSQKIVAFPIYLRIGKVGILD, from the exons atggcAGATTTGTTCCTAAAGCAAGGGAAGCAATACTTTGAGGGAAGACCCACCTACCCACACCAACTGTTGGATTTCATAGCCTCAAAAACACCTTGCCATGACCTTGTCTGGGATGTTGGCACCGGCAGCGGTCAGGCTGCTGTGTCT TTAGCTGAGAAGTACAAGAATGTGGTGGGCACAGACACAAGCCCAAATCAACTCCAGTTTGCACCAAACCTCCCTAATGTCCGCTTCATCTGTACTCCTCCCAACATGTCACTTGCCGAGGTAGAAACCAAAGTAGCAGAAGAATCAAGTGTTGATTTGGTGACAATTGCTCAAGCCATGCACTGGTTTGATCTCCCAACCTTCTACCAGCAAGTCAAATGGGTACTCAAGAAACCGGGCGGAGTTATCGCAGCCTGGTGCTACTATTTCCCAGAGGTCAGCACTTCAGTGGACTCCATTTTCCTGAGATATTACACTACAAATCAGCACTTTTGGGAGCCTGGAAGAAAGCTGGTGGACCAGAAGTATATGACCATTGATTTCCCGTTTGATCCAGTGGATGGGTGTGAGCACAACGGGCCCTATGAATTCAAGGCACACAAATTGATGGACTTGGAGAGCTATTTCGCATTCATAAGGTCATCTTCCGGATACCAGACTGCAAAACTCAAGGGTGTAGAGATTCTGAGCAGTGATCTGGTTCAAGATTTCACTCGAGCTTGGAATGAAGATGGCAAAAGCCAGAAGATTGTTGCATTTCCTATTTATCTTAGGATTGGGAAAGTTGGGATTTTAGATTGA
- the LOC116006802 gene encoding UPF0481 protein At3g47200-like, which produces MASSSRNENPAGGGRGEENGVIMLGPQENTNKIQRIPSFLRGSNSNEDYNPKVISLGPYHHGKPELQPLEGFKHKVFDNFIFGSPKDANFYRKKVLEVVEEARGCYAAGTTDKFGDSKFAEMMLLDSCFLLFYMLSTMQGFDDFWYLTTVQLFEKIGYSGSFFLQLDTYLFENQIPLWIVEFLFNARFGSTNIAGGVSWKSLLVKHCQTSLFAEEYRVGEDLRDEKPLHLLEAFHIHMVGNCEMLSSNTKSAGRWQKLKPIKTNNTIIMLQKEAFEKYSYVFRSVMDLKSKGIHFGHSDNIYSVMSIKFESSFVYAKLKLPIWYASSSSRVFLTNMIAYELSPNSWSRLEITSYINFMKSLIVYPNDVKELREKRIISNTLGDDMEVVQLFKGLNTHGIDNPNIFSEVKQKIQKHYDSKAKTWMAQFVYTYLISPWSIIALLSAFLLLLLTFAQTYVAFDKPDKVITIWYSCSYINFLKSLIVSPGDVKELREKSIIRSTIGEDKEVVKLLHGINTYDFDNPIILRDVKHKILKYYNSKTKTWMAELAHTYFRTPWTALALFAATLLLVLTFLQTYFTINPRRH; this is translated from the exons atggcATCGTCTTCAAGAAATGAGAATCCGGccggaggaggaagaggagaagAAAATGGTGTGATAATGTTGGGACCCCAAGAGAATACGAATAAGATACAAAGGATTCCATCTTTCTTGCGGGGCTCCAACAGCAACGAAGACTACAATCCCAAAGTGATTTCCCTAGGGCCATACCACCACGGCAAGCCGGAGTTGCAGCCCCTCGAGGGATTTAAGCATAAGGTGTTTGACAACTTCATTTTCGGCAGTCCCAAGGACGCTAATTTCTATAGGAAAAAAGTGTTGGAGGTAGTGGAAGAGGCCCGAGGGTGTTACGCTGCTGGGACCACAGATAAATTTGGAGATTCAAAGTTTGCAGAAATGATGCTTTTGGATTCTTGTTTCTTACTATTCTATATGCTATCAACTATGCAGGGTTTTGATGATTTCTGGTACCTCACTACCGTTCAGTTGTTTGAGAAGATTGGGTATTCAGGTAGTTTCTTCTTACAACTTGACACCTATTTGTTTGAAAATCAAATCCCCCTTTGGATTGTTGAGTTCTTGTTTAATGCTAGATTTGGTAGTACAAACATAGCCGGTGGGGTTTCCTGGAAATCTTTGCTTGTAAAGCATTGCCAAACAAGTCTTTTTGCTGAGGAGTATAGGGTGGGTGAGGATCTAAGAGATGAAAAACCACTTCATCTATTAGAAGCTTTCCACATCCACATGGTGGGCAATTGTGAAATGCTTTCATCCAACACCAAATCTGCAGGTAGGTGGCAAAAACTCAAGCCAATTAAAACTAATAACACGATAATAATGTTGCAAAAAGAGGCATTTGAGAAGTATAGTTATGTGTTCCGTTCAGTCATGGATCTAAAGTCAAAGGGGATTCATTTTGGGCATAGTGATAATATTTACTCTGTGATGAGCATCAAATTTGAGTCTTCCTTTGTGTATGCAAAACTAAAGCTTCCTATTTGGTATGCTTCCTCGTCGAGTAGAGTTTTCCTCACCAACATGATAGCTTATGAGCTCTCTCCCAACAGCTGGTCCCGCCTCGAGATAACTTCTTATATAAATTTCATGAAGTCGCTGATTGTTTACCCCAACGATGTGAAAGAGTTGCGGGAAAAGCGCATCATATCTAATACTCTCGGAGACGACATGGAAGTGGTGCAGTTGTTCAAAGGGCTGAATACTCATGGGATTGATAATCCCAACATTTTCTCGGAGGTGAAGCAGAAAATTCAAAAGCACTATGATAGCAAAGCAAAGACGTGGATGGCACAATTTGTATATACTTATCTTATAAGCCCTTGGTCTATAATCGCTTTACTCTcggcttttcttcttcttctcttaaCTTTTGCACAAACTTATGTTGCCTTCGACAAGCCGGACAA AGTGATAACAATTTGGTACAGCT GTAGCTACATCAACTTCTTGAAATCACTCATTGTTTCTCCTGGTGACGTTAAGGAGCTAAGAGAAAAGAGCATTATAAGAAGTACAATTGGAGAGGACAAGGAGGTTGTCAAGTTGCTCCACGGGATAAACACTTACGACTTTGATAACCCCATCATCCTCAGGGACGTCAAGCATAAAATCCTAAAGTATTACAATAGCAAAACGAAGACGTGGATGGCTGAACTCGCCCACACTTACTTCAGAACCCCATGGACTGCTCTAGCTTTATTTGCTGCTACTCTTCTTCttgttttaacttttttgcAGACTTATTTCACCATTAACCCCCGCCGTCACTAG
- the LOC116006209 gene encoding putative methyltransferase DDB_G0268948, whose amino-acid sequence MAQLFVKQAKQYSEGRPSYPQELFHFIASKTPSHDLAWDVGTGSGQAAKSLATIYKSMVATDTSQQQLEYAAKLPNVRYERTPPKMSTAELEALVGKESTFDLVTVAQAMHWFDLPAFYQQAKRLLKKPDGVIAAWCYTLAQVNEAVDALLRNLYFVDLDPYWESPKKLVDDEYRSIEFPFEAVEGCAGTGPFEFTAERVMDLDGYLTWLRSWSAYQTAKHKGVEVLGEDIVERFRDAWNGDGGGQKRVTFPVFLRIGKVGNDS is encoded by the exons ATGGCACAACTTTTTGTGAAGCAGGCAAAACAATATTCAGAGGGAAGGCCATCATACCCACAAGAGCTTTTCCATTTCATTGCCTCTAAAACTCCATCTCATGACCTTGCGTGGGATGTCGGCACTGGTAGTGGCCAAGCTGCCAAATCA cTAGCAACGATATACAAGAGTATGGTTGCCACGGACACGAGCCAGCAGCAACTGGAGTACGCAGCAAAGCTTCCCAACGTGCGATACGAGCGCACCCCTCCCAAGATGTCGACGGCGGAGCTGGAAGCCTTAGTGGGAAAGGAATCCACGTTCGATCTGGTCACCGTAGCGCAAGCAATGCACTGGTTCGATCTGCCGGCGTTTTACCAGCAGGCAAAACGGCTCCTCAAGAAACCCGACGGGGTAATCGCCGCGTGGTGCTACACGCTGGCCCAAGTCAACGAAGCCGTGGACGCCTTGCTGCGCAACCTCTACTTCGTGGACCTCGACCCCTACTGGGAATCGCCGAAGAAGCTGGTGGACGATGAGTACAGGAGCATCGAGTTCCCGTTCGAGGCGGTGGAAGGGTGCGCGGGTACTGGGCCGTTCGAGTTCACGGCGGAGCGAGTGATGGATTTGGACGGGTATTTGACGTGGTTGAGGTCGTGGTCGGCGTACCAGACCGCCAAGCATAAGGGTGTGGAGGTGCTGGGCGAGGATATTGTGGAGAGATTCAGAGATGCTTGGAATGGAGATGGGGGTGGTCAGAAACGTGTCACTTTCCCTGTTTTTCTGAGGATTGGAAAGGTGGGGAATGATTCCTAA
- the LOC116006910 gene encoding serine carboxypeptidase-like 18, which yields MDLRRMFILPTWSCLHFLFCISIISFFFCSNLAVSFKTVDTLPGYSGTLPFKLETGYIGVGEYEDVQLFYYFVESEKNVEKDPLVVWLTGGPGCSALSGLVYEIGPFTFDLASFDGTLPSINLNPYSWTKVASIIFIDSPVGTGFSYAKSPKNYPSTDTTWTNHLYMFLQKWLSDHPQFQKNRLYIAGDSYAGKIVPMLVSEIKKGIENGSEPRMLIQGYIIGNPVTTYNHDTNWRIPYAHKLAIISDEYYKFAESSCNGEYVNPDPSNFKCLYALQPIQQCIEGIFLGNVLEPTCKFTAPNPNTGKEDQSDETTTSTTEIDIDIFLRSEEEPWCRNHNYIPSYFWANDPSVQEALGIENGTISDWKRCNKSLAFESDVPSAFEYHQLFSNSTPFQVLVYSGDHDMDIPYLGTLSWIHSLNLTGDCNWKPWFVNGQIAGYYERHKRSENQFYLTFATVKGAGHTAPEYKPKECLALVDRWLSSYPL from the exons ATGGATTTGAGAAGGATGTTTATTCTTCCAACTTGGAGTTGCCTGCACTTCCTCTTCTGCATTTCCATaatctccttcttcttctgcagCAATTTGGCTGTATCCTTCAAAACAGTGGACACTCTACCAGGCTATTCCGGCACTCTTCCCTTCAAACTCGAGACTGG GTACATTGGTGTGGGGGAATATGAGGATGTGCAATTGTTCTACTACTTTGTTGAGTCCGAAAAGAATGTTGAGAAAGACCCTTTGGTGGTTTGGTTAACTGGTGGCCCCGGTTGTTCTGCTCTCTCTGGTCTTGTCTATGAAATTG gtccATTTACTTTCGACCTTGCTTCTTTTGATGGAACATTGCCCTCAATCAACCTAAATCCATATTCATGGACAAAG GTTGCAAGCATTATATTCATAGATTCTCCGGTTGGAACTGGATTTTCGTATGCGAAAAGCCCGAAAAATTACCCATCCACAGACACAACATGGACCAACCATCTTTATATGTTTCTTCAGAAG TGGCTGTCAGATCATCCTCAATTTCAGAAAAACCGTTTGTACATTGCTGGAGATTCCTATGCTGGCAAGATTGTCCCCATGCTTGTTTCAGAGATAAAGAAAG GCATTGAAAATGGTTCAGAGCCACGCATGCTTATCCAG GGCTACATCATTGGCAACCCTGTTACAACTTATAACCATGACACTAACTGGAGAATCCCATATGCTCACAAGCTGGCAATCATCTCAGATGAATATTACAAG TTTGCAGAAAGTAGCTGCAATGGGGAATATGTAAACCCAGATCCATCTAACTTCAAGTGCCTCTATGCTCTTCAGCCTATTCAGCAG TGCATTGAAGGCATATTTCTGGGCAATGTTCTGGAGCCAACCTGCAAATTCACTGCTCCCAATCCAAATACAGGCAAAGAAGATCAATCTGATGAAACGACAACTTCTACGACAGAGATTGACATTGACATCTTCCTCAGAAGTGAAGAGGAACCTTGGTGTCGC AACCACAATTACATTCCCTCTTATTTCTGGGCTAATGATCCAAGTGTCCAAGAAGCTCTTGGCATTGAAAAT GGAACCATATCGGACTGGAAAAGATGCAATAAAAGCTTAGCTTTTGAATCAGATGTACCAAGTGCTTTTGAGTACCATCAGCTTTTCAGTAATTCTACACCATTTCAAGTTTTGGTATACAG TGGTGACCATGACATGGATATTCCATACCTTGGCACTTTGAGTTGGATACACTCTCTAAATTTGACAGGGGATTGCAATTGGAAACCTTGGTTTGTGAATGGCCAAATTGCAGG GTATTACGAAAGACACAAGAGATCAGAAAATCAATTCTATCTCACATTTGCAACTGTGAAG GGTGCAGGTCACACAGCTCCAGAATACAAACCAAAGGAATGCTTAGCCTTGGTTGATCGATGGCTATCTTCTTATCCTCTATAG